In the genome of Curtobacterium sp. MCLR17_036, the window TCTCCGCAACGCTGGGATCGAGGTCACCGGTTACGACGCGAACCCCGCCGTCTCCGACGTGGCCGACCTCGGCGCACTCGCCGCGGCGCTGCCCGAGGGCAAGAAGCTCGTGTGGGTCATGGTCCCGCACGGCAAGATCACCGACGACGTGATCTCCGACCTCGCCGAGGTCCTCGGCGAGGGCGACCTCGTCATCGACGGCGGCAACTCGAAGTGGCTCGACGACGAGGTGCACGCGAAGCAGCTCGACGCCAAGGGCATCCGCTACATGGACGCCGGTGTCTCCGGTGGCGTCTGGGGCAAGGACAACGGCTACGGCCTCATGGTCGGCGGTGCCGTCGAGGACGTCGAGTTCGCGATGCCGGTCTTCGACGCGCTCCGTCCCGAGGGCCCCCGCGAAGAGGGCTTCTCGCACGCCGGCGGCGTCGGCGCGGGTCACTACGCGAAGATGGTCCACAACGGCATCGAGTACGCGATCATGCAGGCGTACGGCGAGGGCTACGAGCTCCTCGAGGCCAAGGACATCATCCACGACGTCCCCGCGGTCTTCGCCGGCTGGCAGCGCGGCACCGTCGTGCGGTCCTGGCTGCTCGACCTGCTCGTGCTCGCGATCAACGAGGACCCGAAGCTCGACGAGCTCGAGGGCTACGTCGACGACTCGGGCGAGGGTCGCTGGACCCTCGAAGAAGGGATCGAGCTCGCCGTCCCGATGCCGGCGCTGTCCGCGGCGATGTTCGCCCGCTTCGTCTCGCGTCAGGGCAGCCAGTCCCCGACGATGAAGGCCGTCGCGGCGCTCCGCAACCAGTTCGGCGGTCACGCCGTCAAGAAGTCCTAGGACTTCCCGGGGAAACCCGGCCTCGGCCCGCGTGCACGTCGACCACCTCCAACTGACCGACTTCCGGAACTACCGGGAGGCGGACGTCGACCTCGCACGCGGGCCGAACCTGTTCGTCGGGCGGAACGGACAGGGCAAGACCAACCTGGTCGAGGCGATCGGGTACCTCTCCACCCTCGGTTCGCACCGCGTCCCCACCGACGCGGCGCTCGTGCGCCAGGGCTGCGACGCGGCGATCGTCCGCGCGCGGCTCGCGCACGAGGAGCGCAGCATCCTGGCCGAGGTGCAGATCAACCGCACCGGCGCGAACCGTGCCCAGGTGAACCGGTCGGCGATCAAGCCGCGTGAGCTGCCGCGCTACTGCACGAGCGTGCTCTTCGCCCCGGAGGACCTCGCACTCGTGCGTGGCGAACCGGCCGGTCGTCGCCGGATGCTCGACGAGCTGCTCGGGCAGATCGCCCCGCGGATGCAGGGCGTGCTCGCGGACTACGACCGCACGTTGCGGCAGCGGAACACGCTGCTCAAGTCGGCCCGGGCGACGGGCGCGAAGGCCAACGCACTGTCGACGCTCGACGTGTGGGACGACCGGTTGGTCGGGCTCGGCGCCGAGATCGTCGCGGCGCGCGACCACCTGACGCGGCGGCTCGCGCCCTTCGTGGCCGAGGCCTACGCCACCGTCGCGGGCGAGCACCACGACGCGTCGATCGCGGGCGTGCTGTCGATCCGTGGCGGGGACCCCGAGTCGGCGGCCGCCACCGACCCGGTGCTCGGGACCCCCGACGAACCGGTGTCCGTCCAGGCTGCGGCCGAGGCGTTCGCCGCGGCGCTCGAGCGGCGGCGGCGGGACGAACTCGACCGCGGGCTCACCCTCGTCGGGCCTCACCGGGACGACGTGCTCTTCCAGTTGAACGGGTTGCCAGCCCGCGGGTACGCCAGTCACGGTGAGTCGTGGTCGTTCGCGCTCGCGATCCAGCTGGCGAGTGCCTCGATCCTGCGGGCCGAGTCGAGCCTGGGCGACCCGATCATCATCCTCGACGACGTCTTCGCCGAACTCGACGAGTCGCGGCGGGAGCGGCTGGGGAACGCGGTCGCCGACTACGAGCAGGTGCTCATCACGGCCGCCGTCTTCGGTGACGTGCCCGGCCAGTTGGCGGCGCACACGGTGCGCATCGAGGCGGGCACGATCGTGACCGACGAGGCGGACGCGGATCGCGCCTCCCGTCCGGAGCACGACGCGACCCCGACGGCGGACGCGACCGACGCGACGACCCCGACCGCGGACGCGGCCAGCACCGCGGACGCGACCCCGACCGCGCATGCGACCTCGACCGCGGATGCGAACCCGACCCCGACCGCGCATGCGGCCGGCACGCCGGACGCGGCCGGCACCGTCGGCACCGCCGGCCCGACCCCGACCCCGGACGCGGCCGCACCGGGAACCGGCTCCTGATGCCCCGCCCCTGGAAGCCGACCGAACCCGCACGGGTCTACCGGCACCTCCGTGCCGTGTTCGGCGACCCGTCGAAGCGCGGTACCGACGCCCGTCGGCGGCGCGCGCGCGAGTTCGACGCGGACACCGTGCCGTACGGGCGGGGTCGTGAGCCGAGGGGCCTCGGCGACGTCGTCGGCTCGCTCGCGCAGGAGCTCGGCTGGACTGAGCCGCTCGCCCGCTCGGAGCTCTTCGTGGACTGGCCGAGCGTCGTGGGTGACGAGCTCGCGAAGCACTCCACCCCGGTGACGATCGAGGACGGTGCACTCGTCATCCGCTGCGACTCGACCGCGTGGGCGACACAGCTCCGACTCATGCGCGCATCCGTCACGACGACCATCGCCGAGCGGCACCCGGAGGCCGGGGTCGAGTCGATCCGGGTTTCGGGGCCGGACGCCCCCACCTGGAAACGCGGTCCCAGGACGGTCCAGGGGCGCGGCCCCCGCGACACCTACGGGTGACCAGACGAAATCATCCTGCGGTGCCAAAAAAGCCCGTCTGAGGGCCGGATGACGCCTCGGAAGGGGGGTCCCTGCGGTAGACTGGGAGGTGCAGTGCGCGGGCGTTCCGCGCGCAGGCAGGAGCACGCTCGACATGGCATCAGGATCTGAAGACGAACCGCAGAACCCGCTCGACGCGGAGACCCCGCAGAGCGAACCATCCTACGGCGCGGACCAGATCCAGGTGCTCGAGGGGCTCGAGGCCGTGCGCAAGCGCCCCGGCATGTACATCGGCTCGACGGGCCCGCGCGGTCTGCACCACCTGGTCCAGGAGATCGTCGACAACTCCGTCGACGAGGCCCTCGCCGGCTACTGCGACACGATCGACGTCACCATCCGCGAGGACGGCGGCGTCCGCGTCGTCGACAACGGCCGCGGCATCCCGGTGGACGTCCACGCTGCCGAGGGCGTCTCGACGCTGCAGGTCGTGCTGACCGTCCTGCACGCGGGCGGCAAGTTCGGCGGCGGCGGGTACGCGGTCTCCGGTGGCCTGCACGGCGTGGGTTCCTCGGTCGTGAACGCGCTGTCGAGCGAACTCGACGTCGAGGTCCGCCGCCAGGGGCACGTGTGGCGCCAGAGCTACACCGACGGTGTCCCCGTCGCCCCGGTCTCGCAGGACGAAGCGTCCGACGACCACGGCACCACGATCACCTTCTGGCCGAACGCCGACATCTTCGAGACCGTCGAGTTCGACTACGAGACCCTGCGCACCCGGTTCCAGCAGATGGCGTTCCTGAACAAGGGCCTGCGGATCAACCTGCTGGACGAGCGCACCCCGGAAGAGGGGGAAGAGGCCCGCAAGGACTCCTTCCACTACGAGCGCGGGCTCGCCGACTACGTCGAGTACATCAACTCGCAGAAGAAGGCCGACCTCGTCCACCCCGACGTCATCGGGTTCGAGGCCGAGGACCCGGAGCGCAAGATCGCGCTCGAGGTCGCGATGCAGTGGAACACCTCGTACCAGGAGAGCGTCCACACGTTCGCGAACACGATCAACACGCACGAGGGCGGGACCCACGAAGAGGGCTTCCGTGCCGCGCTGACGTACCTGGTGAACAAGTACGCGCGCGAGGCGAAGATCATCAAGGAGAAGGACGACAACCTCACGGGTGACGACATCCGCGAGGGCCTGACGGCCGTCATCTCCGTGAAGCTCGGCGAGCCGCAGTTCGAGGGCCAGACGAAGACCAAGCTCGGGAACACCGAGGCGAAGGGCTTCGTGCAGCGCGTCGTCGGCAGCGAGCTCACGCACTGGTTCGAGAGCAACCCGACCCAGGCGCGCGACGTCGTGCGCAAGGCGATCCAGGCCTCGCAGGCCCGGCTCGCCGCCCGCAAGGCGCGCGAGACCACGCGGCGCAAGGGCCTGCTCGAGTCGGGTGGCATGCCCGGCAAGCTGAAGGACTGCCAGTCGAAGGACCCGACCCTGTCGGAGATCTTCATGGTCGAGGGCGACTCCGCCGGCGGTTCCGCCGTGCAGGGCCGCAACCCGATGACGCAGGCGATCCTGCCCCTGCGCGGCAAGATCCTCAACGTCGAGAAGGCCCGGCTCGACCGCGCCCTCGCGAACCAGGAGATCCAGTCGATGATCACGGCGTTCGGCGCCGGCATCGGCGAGGACTTCGACCCGGACAAGGCCCGGTACCACAAGATCGTGCTGATGGCCGATGCCGACGTCGACGGCCAGCACATCACGACGCTGCTGCTCACGCTGCTGTTCCGCTACATGCGGCCGCTCATCGAGCGCGGCTACGTGTACCTCGCGCAGCCGCCGCTGTACCGCCTGAAGTGGTCGAACTCGGCGCACGAGTACGTCTTCAGCGACCGGGAGCGCGATGCCCTCATGCAGGCCGGCCTGGCAGCCGGTAAGCGGATCCCGAAGGACAACGGGATCCAGCGCTACAAGGGCCTCGGCGAGATGGACTACAAGGAGCTCTGGGACACCACGATGAACCCGGACACCCGGACGCTCCTGCAGGTCACGCTCGAGGACGCCGCCGCGGTGGACAGCGTCTTCTCGACGCTGATGGGCGAGGACGTCGAGTCGCGTCGCCAGTTCATCCAGCAGAACGCCAAGGACGTGCGCTTCCTCGACATCTAACGGCCAGGAGGCGCGGCGTGAGCCGCGTCGACCAGTCCTGACCACCTGTGGTCGCGCCCGGCGCGACCAACGGAACCACAGCCTCCGGGCTGTCCAGAAAGGGAACGAAGCCACATGGCTGACGACAACGAGAACGGCGCCGACGAGCAGCCCGAGATCGTCCACGGCGACAGCGGGGACATCGTCGTCTCCGGTGACCGCATCTCGCAGGTCGACCTGCAGCTCGAGATGCAGCGGTCGTACCTCGACTACGCGATGTCGGTGATCGTCGGCCGTGCCCTGCCGGAGGTCCGCGACGGCCTCAAGCCGGTGCACCGCCGCGTGATCTACGCCATGTTCGACGGCGGGTACCGCCCGGACCGCGCGTTCTCGAAGTGCTCCCGTGTCGTCGGCGACGTCATGGGCCAGTTCCACCCGCACGGTGACTCGGCGATCTACGACGCCCTGGTCCGCCTGGTGCAGCCGTGGTCGCTCCGCTACCCGCTCGCGCTCGGGCAGGGCAACTTCGGCTCGCCCGGCAACGACGGCGCCGCCGCCCCGCGGTACACCGAGACGAAGATGGCGCCGCTCGCGCTCGAGATGGTCCGGGACATCGACGAGGACACCGTCGACTTCCAGGACAACTACGACGGCCGCACGCAGGAGCCGGCGATCCTGCCGGCCCGGTTCCCGAACCTGCTCGTCAACGGTTCGGTCGGCATCGCGGTCGGCATGGCGACGAACATCCCGCCGCACAACCTGCGCGAGGTCGCCGAGGGCGCCAAGTGGTCGCTCGACAACCCCGACGCCACGCGTGAAGAGCTCCTCGCCGCGCTCATGCAGCGCATCAAGGGCCCGGACTTCCCGACCGGCGCGCAGGTGCTCGGCACGAAGGGCATCCAGGACGCCTACCGCACGGGTCGCGGGTCGATCACGATGCGCGCCGTCGTCGCGGTCGAGGAGATCCAGGGCCGCACCTGCCTCGTCGTCACCGAACTGCCGTACCAGGTGAACCCGGACAACCTGGCGATCAAGATCGCCGAACTCGTCAAGGACGGCAAGCTCGCGGGTGTCGCCGACATCCGCGACGAGACCTCCGGGCGCACCGGCCAGCGCCTGGTCATCGTGCTGAAGCGCGACGCCGTGGCCAAGGTCGTGCTGAACAACCTGTACAAGCACACGCAGCTGCAGGAGAACTTCGGCGCGAACATGCTCGCGATCGTCGACGGCGTGCCGCGCACCCTGCCGCTCGACGGCTTCATCTCGGCGTGGGTCGCCCACCAGATCGACGTCATCGTGCGCCGCACGCAGTTCCGTCTGCGCGAGGCCGAGAAGCGGGCGCACATCCTGCGCGGCTACCTGGCGGCGCTCGACGCCCTCGACGAGGTCATCGCCCTCATCCGGCGCTCGCCCGACGTCGAAGAGGCCCGGACCGGCCTGATGGACCTGCTGTCCGTCGACGAGATCCAGGCGCGCGCGATCCTCGAGCTGCAGCTCCGTCGTCTCGCTGCCCTCGAGCGGCAGAAGATCCACGACGAGGCCGAGGAACTCGAGCGCAAGATCGCCGACTTCCAGGACATCCTGGCGTCCGAGACCCGGCAGCGCACGATCATCCGCGACGAGCTCGAGGAGATCGTCGACCGCTTCGGCGACGACCGCCGGACCGAGATCATGCTCGGCTACGACGGCGACATGTCCATCGAGGACCTCATCCCCGAAGAGGAGATGGTCGTCACCATCACCCGCGGCGGCTACGTCAAGCGCACCCGCAGTGACCAGTACCGGTCTCAGCACCGCGGTGGCCGCGGCGTCCGTGGCGCCCAGCTCCGCGCCGACGACATCGTCGAGCACTTCTTCGTCACGACGACGCACCACTGGCTGCTGTTCCTCACCGACCAGGGCCGCGTCTACCGCGCGAAGGCGTACGAGCTGCAGGAGGCCGGCCGCGACGCGAAGGGCCAGCACGTCGCGAACCTGCTCGCCATGCAGCCCGACGAGCAGATCCAGCAGGTGCTCGACATCCGCGACTACGAGGTCGCGCAGTACCTGGTCCTCGCCACCGAGCACGGCCTGGTGAAGAAGACCGCGCTCACCGAGTACGACACGAACCGCACCGGCGGCATCATCGCGATCAACCTGCGCGACGGCGACAAGCTCCGGCAGGCGTTGCTCGTCGACGAGCACGACGACCTGCTGCTCGTCTCCCGCCAGGGCATGTCGCTCCGCTTCACCGCGACGAACGACACCCTGCGTCCCATGGGTCGGTCGACCTCCGGCGTGAAGGGCATGTCCTTCCGCGACGGCGACTCGCTGCTCGCGGCCCGGGTCGTGTCCGACGACGGGTTCGTCTGGGTGATGACCGAGGGCGGCTACGCCAAGCGCACCTCCGTCGACCAGTACCGGGTGCAGGGCCGTGGCGGTCTCGGTATCAAGGTGGCCAAGCTGGCGCTCGACCGGGGCGACCTGGTGGGCGCGCTCATCGTCGGCGAGGACGACGAGGTGCTCGTCGTGCTGCAATCGGGCAAGGTGGTAAGGTCTGCCGTGGCCGAGGTCCCCGCCAAGGGCCGAGACACGATGGGCGTGGTCTTCGCGAGGTTCGCGGAGAACGACCGGATCATCGCCGTGGCCCAGAACACCGAGCGGAACCTGGTCGACCAGGACGACGCCGAGATCGAGCCAGCGGGCCCGGTCGAGACGGTCAGCCCGGCCGAAGCGGCGCCGGAACCCACTGACCCCATCGACAACGCGCCCACCAACCCCGCGCCCGTCGACGACGAGGCCGGAGAGGACCAGTCAAGCAATGAGTAGTGTCGCCGAGAAGCTCCAGAAGAAGGCGAAGCGTCCCGTCGGCACCCGCCAGGTCCGCCTGCGGCTGGTCTACCTCGACTTCTGGTCGATGGTGAAGCTGAGCTTCCTCATCGCCCTCGCGGGCAGCATCGTGATCGTGGTCGCCACCGCCCTGGTGTGGGTCATCCTCAACCAGACGGGCGTGTTCACGCAGGTCGACGCCCTGCTCAAGGACGTCACCGGGCAGAACAGCTACTCGATCATGGACCAGTTCTCGCTGGGCCAGGTCCTCGGGTTCTCCATCGTCGTGGGCATCCTCAACGTGGTCGTCGGCACCGTGCTCGGCGCGATCGTGAGCGTGCTCTACAACCTCAGTGTGCGGATCACCGGCGGCCTGCTCGTCGGCTTCACGAACAACTGACACACCCGGGCCGGATGGCGCCAGTGCTCGATTTCGTTCCGGCGGGATCGTGCGGTAGGCTTTCATCCGGTCTGAGGGGCTATAGCTCAGGCGGTTAGAGCGCTTCGCTGATAACGAAGAGGTCCAAGGTTCAAGTCCTTGTAGCCCCACCACTTCCCTCCAGCACCTGCACCACAGGTGTCCAGGGGCCTTAGCTCAGTTGGTAGAGCGCCTGCTTTGCAAGCAGGATGTCGGGAGTTCGATTCTCCCAGGCTCCACTCGCATCAGCCCCTGGTTGCGGACTCCGTCGTCTGCCCAGGGGCTTCGTTCTGTGCCCGTGCGCGCCGCGGCCCCTGCGGCGCGATCGTCGCGGGTGGTTCGGTCGCCGTGTTCGTCCGCGCGCCTTCGGCGACGCGCCGCTCCGCGGTGGCTGAGTCCGGCACTCGCCACTCCGCATCGTCTTCGGCGAGTGGTCACGACATGCCGCCTGTGGTTCACCGAGGTGGCTGGAACTGTCGTTTGCGTGCTGTCTGAGCGACAGCTTGCGACCGCTCGGCGGCGTTCCCGTGGCGCGCTGCGTGTCCGGCGCGGCCGCGTGGCGGACGGGAGGCGCGGTGGCGGGCCGCCGCGTGCCTCCAGGCAGATGGACGGGTGCGTTCGGAGCACGCGGCGGGCGGGTGCACGAACGCCAGTACCCGGGGACGACGAAGGGCCCCGGCGCAGTGCCGGGGCCCTTCGTACGAACCGGGAGGTCAGGCGGCGGGCTTCTCCGCCGAGTCCGCGTCGTCGGCGACCCAGAGGTCGTCGTCCGCACGGAGCGTCTGGTACGCGGCGTACGCGGCGCCGGCGACGGCGACCACGCCGACGACGATGAGCGCGACGCCACCGAAGCCGAGGCCCTTCTTCTGCTGCGGGACGTACTTGCCCGCGGCCTTCTTGGCCTGCTTGCCCTTCTTCTGGGCGTTCTTCACGATCTTCTTCACCCGCGGGTCCTTCGCGAGGTCACCGATGCTCAGCACCGAACCGGCGGTCGAGACCAGGCCGGGCACGACCTCCGACTGGAAGCGGTGCGATGCACTCTGCGCTGCCGAGGTCGCTGCGTGCACCCCCGTCGCGACGGCCGGGCGGATGCCGTTGTCAATCGCGTTCTGCACGCGGGGGGCGATGTCCTTGCGGGCTGCGTCTGCTGCGTTCGACCGGGCCTCGGCCAGGATCGCGTTCGCGTGCTCGAGGACCTTGCGCTGCTCTCCGAGGAGCGTGGCGGTCTGGCCCTTGAGCTTCTTGATCTGCTTCCGACGCTTGCGCGGGATCTCGATCGTCGTCATCTGGTTCCTCCATCGGATCGGCGTGACCCCATCCTGCCACCACACTCCCTGACAGGTCACGGAACCTCCGCTGTGGGATCCGTCTGCATGTCAGGAGTACATGCGAGAATCGGAACATGTCTCTGCACACCGCTGTCGCAACGATCCACACCAACAAGGGCGACATCCGCGTCAACCTGTTCGGCAACCACGCTCCGAAGACCGTCAAGAACTTCGTCGACCTCGCCACGGGCCAGCAGGAGTGGACCCACCCGGGCACGGGCAAGGTCTCGACCGACAAGCTGTACGACGGCGTCATCTTCCACCGCATCATCAAGGACTTCATGATCCAGGGTGGCGACCCCCTCGGTCAGGGCATCGGTGGCCCGGGCTACCGCTTCGACGACGAGATCTCGCCCGAGCTCACGTTCCAGAACCCCTACATCTTCGCCATGGCGAACGCCGGCATCCAGGGCGGCCGTGGCACGAACGGCTCGCAGTTCTTCATCACCACGGTGGCGACGCCGTGGCTGCAGGGCAAGCACACCATCTTCGGCGAGGTCGCGGACGACGAGTCCCGCGCGGTCGTCGACGGGATCGAGGGCGTGGCCACCGACGGCCGCGACAAGCCCCTCGAGGACGTCGTCATCCAGAGCATCGACGTCGAGGACGTCTGATCCGCACGTGACCGACCAGGCGTACAACCCGAACAACACCTGCTACCGGCACCCCGACCGGCAGAGCTTCGTGCTCTGCCAGCGGTGCGGGCGGACGATCTGCCCGGAGTGCCAGACGCCGGCGGCGGTCGGGGTGCACTGCCCGGAGTGCGTGCGTGAACAGCGCGCACAGTTCGCGGCGAACCGTCGGGCGTCCGGAGGCCCGAGCGGCCTGACGGTCGCCCGACGGCGCTTCGCCATGCTCGACCAGAAGGGCACCGTCGTCCTCGTGGCGATCTCGGTGCTCGTCTGGCTGTTCGACGAGCTCAGTCGCGGCGCCTTGACGAACCTGCTCGCCTACAACTCGCTGCTGCTGCCGGTGCAGCCGTGGCGGGCGGTGACGGTGCTGTTCGTGCACTCGGGCTTCCTCCACATCCTGTTCAACATGTGGGCGCTGTGGATCTTCGGTCGGATCCTCGAGAACATGCTCGGCACCTGGCGGTTCGTCGCGCTGTACTTCATCACCGGGGTCTTCGGCACGATGCTCGTCACGTTCCTGGCTCCCGGTACGTGGGTCGTCGGTGCTTCCGGCGCGATCTTCGGGCTGTTCGCGGCGTTCTTCGTCCTGCAGCGCAGTCTCGGGCAGAACGCGGTGCAGCTCCTCGTGATCATGGGGTTGAACCTGGTCGTCGGGTTCATCCCGGGCACGAACATCTCGTGGCAGGCGCACGTCGGTGGCATCATCGGCGGCTTCCTCGTCGGGTTCGTCTTCGCGCAGACCCGGAACGTCCGCCAGCGTTCGTTGCAGATCGCACTGCTCGTCGGTGCTGCCGTGGTCGCGGTGGCCCTCACCGTCGTGGGGTACGCCGTCACCGTCGGCTGACCAGCCACCGAGCCGCACACCGCGAGCCCCTCGAACGCCCCGTCGCTCCATGCGGCGGGGCGTTCGTCGTGTACGGGCGTCCGTCGGCACCGCAGCGCGCACCGGGCGTCGGTCGGCACCGGCACCGGCACCGGCACCGGCACCGGCACCAGCACGGCACCGCGGACAGCGGTTGCGCGCCGCATCAGCGCGGCTGCGGCGCTCGTCGACGCCGCCGCAGGAGACGGCCTGCCGGGTGGTCAGCGGCACGTCGGACGCGCTTTCCACACGTCCCAGCAAAGTTATCCACACCTGGGGACAACCCGGTGAGTTACACCGGTGTGATTATCCCCACTGTGGAATCAGGTGTGGATAACTCCCGGGCCCGGGTGTGGAGGGAGCTGTGGACAGTGTGCACAACTGTGGACAGATGAGGACAACCCGCCGTTCGGCACGGGATCTGGCGGACGAGCCCCCGTGAAGCTGTGGAGAACGACGACGCCCGCCGCACCTTTCGGTGCGACGGGCGTCGGGAGGTGTGTTGCTCGGTGTCAGCGCCACCGAGTGGTCATGAGGAAGCCGATGAACATGATGCCGAAGCCGATGAGGATGTTCCACGAGCCGAGGCTCGGGACGGGCAGCATCGCGTTCGAGATGTAGAAGACGATGACCCAGATGAGTCCGAGCAGCATGAAGCCGAACATGACCGGCTTGAACCACACCGGGTTGGGGGCGTCCCCCGCGGTGTCGACCGAGTCGGCTCGGGTCCTCCGGGCGGGCTTGGTGCGGTCCTTGTCCTTGGCCATGGCCGGTATCCTACCGTGACGGCGTCCGTGGTCCATCCGCGGACGGACCACACATTCCCCCACGAGTACGGTGATCGACCATGACCAGGATCCTCGTCGTCGACAACTACGACAGCTTCGTCTACACGCTGAACGGGTACGTCCAGCAGCTCGGAGCGGAGACCGACGTGGTGCGGAACGACGCGTTCCCGGAGTCCGAGATCGCCGACCGCCTCGCCGAGTACGACGGTGTCCTGCTCTCCCCGGGCCCGGGCACGCCGGCGGACGCCGGGGTCTCCATCGCGACCGTCCACGCCGCGATCGAGGCCGAGACGCCGTTGCTCGGGGTGTGCCTCGGCCACCAGGCCATCGCGGAGGCGCTCGGTGCCACGGTCACGCACGCCGAGGAACTCATGCACGGCAAGACGTCGCAGGTCGACCACGACGACAGCGTGCTGTTCGCCGGGGTCCCGCACCCCTTCACCGCCACGCGGTACCACTCGCTCGCCATCGTGGACGGCACCGTCCCGGAGGAGCTCACCGTCACGGCCCGCACCGGTGGCGGCGTCATCATGGGCGTGCAGCACCGGGACCACCCGGTCTACGGCGTGCAGTTCCACCCCGAGTCGGTCCTCACCGAGGGTGGTTACCGCATGGTCGGCAACTGGCTCGAGACGGCCGGCCTCGACGGTGCCGTCGAGCGGGCGGACGGACTCGGTCCGCTGATCGCCGCACACCGGGGCTGACGCCCCGGCGGGACGGCACCGGCCTGCGTCAGGCTCGGTCGCCGCTCCGTGTCACCGTCGGGACCCGGTCAGGCGGGTTCCGGTCGGGAGGCCCGCCCTGCGTCCGACGAGCGGACATCGTCCCGCGGGTGGTCGGGTCAGTCGTCGTCGCCGCCACGGTCGCCGGGACCGTTGTTGTTGCCCTGCCCGTTCCCCGGCCCCCGGTCGTTGCCCGACCCGCTGTCCGAGGTGGGCGTCTGCGCCGGCTCGTTCGGTGCCGCGCAGTAGGTCAGCGTCACGGAGCTGCCCTGCGGCACGTCGCCCGCCGGGGTGTCCTGCTGGGTGACCAGGTTGCCCGCGCACGAGGTGTCCGGCGCCGGGTTCACCGTCAGCCCGAGCTGCTGCAGCTCGCTCTGGGCGTCGGGGAACGGCTTCTGCCGGACGTCGGTCAACTGGACCTTGCCGTTCGACACCGTCAGGTCGATCACGAGGCCCTTGCTGTGCATCGTGCCGGATCCGGGGTCGGCGCTCAGGACCGTGCCCGCGGGCGAGTCCTTCGAGTAGTCGCTCGTGATGGCTCCGACGCGGAACCCGGCCGCCGTCAGCGCCTGCTCGGCGTCGGCCTGTGACTGCCCGTCGACGGACGGCACGGCGATCCGTTCCGGTCCGATCGAGATGACGACGTCGACGTTGGTGCGCCGTCCGACGTTGACGCCCGAGCCGGGGTCGGTGCGGATGACCCGGCCCTTGTCGACGTCGTCGGAGTTCTCCTCGACGCGGACGGCGGTGAGCTCCTGCTTCGCGAGTGCGGCCTTCGCCCCGTCGAAGGTCTGGCCGGCCACGCTCGGCACGCTCACCGACGAGGAGACCGGCGGCTTGCCGGGCTGCAGGTTCGCGACGAAGAAGACGACCGCCACGATGACCGCGACGGTGAGCAGGATGCCGACCCAGATCCACGCGACCGGCGGACGGTTCTGCGTGCGCTGGGGCCGGTGCTCCGCCGTGTCGTCGTCGAGCTCGCGGAAGGCGGACGCGGCGTTGGTCGTGGTCCGGGGGTCCACGCCGAACAGCATCGTGGACGCGTCGTTCGCGGCGTTCTGCTGGAGCTTCTTGGTCGAGGTGGGGATCCGACCGGCAGCGGCCTGCTGCAGGTCCGTGCGGAACTCGGCGGCGTTCTGGAACCGGCGCGTCCGGTCCTTCACGAGCGCGTGCAGGGTCACGGCGTCGAGCGCGGGCGACACCTCGGGCGAGATGGTCGACGGTGCGACGGGCTGCTCGCTGACGTGCTGGTAGGCGACGGCCACCGGGGTGTCGCCCTGGAACGGCGCACGCCCGGTCAGCAGCTCGAACAGGACCACGCCGGTCGAGTACAGGTCGGTGCGGGCGTCGACGGTCTCGCCGCGGGCCTGCTCGGGCGAGAAGT includes:
- the gnd gene encoding phosphogluconate dehydrogenase (NAD(+)-dependent, decarboxylating) — encoded protein: MHIGLVGLGRMGNNMRARLRNAGIEVTGYDANPAVSDVADLGALAAALPEGKKLVWVMVPHGKITDDVISDLAEVLGEGDLVIDGGNSKWLDDEVHAKQLDAKGIRYMDAGVSGGVWGKDNGYGLMVGGAVEDVEFAMPVFDALRPEGPREEGFSHAGGVGAGHYAKMVHNGIEYAIMQAYGEGYELLEAKDIIHDVPAVFAGWQRGTVVRSWLLDLLVLAINEDPKLDELEGYVDDSGEGRWTLEEGIELAVPMPALSAAMFARFVSRQGSQSPTMKAVAALRNQFGGHAVKKS
- a CDS encoding DciA family protein; amino-acid sequence: MPRPWKPTEPARVYRHLRAVFGDPSKRGTDARRRRAREFDADTVPYGRGREPRGLGDVVGSLAQELGWTEPLARSELFVDWPSVVGDELAKHSTPVTIEDGALVIRCDSTAWATQLRLMRASVTTTIAERHPEAGVESIRVSGPDAPTWKRGPRTVQGRGPRDTYG
- the gyrB gene encoding DNA topoisomerase (ATP-hydrolyzing) subunit B, which codes for MASGSEDEPQNPLDAETPQSEPSYGADQIQVLEGLEAVRKRPGMYIGSTGPRGLHHLVQEIVDNSVDEALAGYCDTIDVTIREDGGVRVVDNGRGIPVDVHAAEGVSTLQVVLTVLHAGGKFGGGGYAVSGGLHGVGSSVVNALSSELDVEVRRQGHVWRQSYTDGVPVAPVSQDEASDDHGTTITFWPNADIFETVEFDYETLRTRFQQMAFLNKGLRINLLDERTPEEGEEARKDSFHYERGLADYVEYINSQKKADLVHPDVIGFEAEDPERKIALEVAMQWNTSYQESVHTFANTINTHEGGTHEEGFRAALTYLVNKYAREAKIIKEKDDNLTGDDIREGLTAVISVKLGEPQFEGQTKTKLGNTEAKGFVQRVVGSELTHWFESNPTQARDVVRKAIQASQARLAARKARETTRRKGLLESGGMPGKLKDCQSKDPTLSEIFMVEGDSAGGSAVQGRNPMTQAILPLRGKILNVEKARLDRALANQEIQSMITAFGAGIGEDFDPDKARYHKIVLMADADVDGQHITTLLLTLLFRYMRPLIERGYVYLAQPPLYRLKWSNSAHEYVFSDRERDALMQAGLAAGKRIPKDNGIQRYKGLGEMDYKELWDTTMNPDTRTLLQVTLEDAAAVDSVFSTLMGEDVESRRQFIQQNAKDVRFLDI
- the gyrA gene encoding DNA gyrase subunit A; this encodes MADDNENGADEQPEIVHGDSGDIVVSGDRISQVDLQLEMQRSYLDYAMSVIVGRALPEVRDGLKPVHRRVIYAMFDGGYRPDRAFSKCSRVVGDVMGQFHPHGDSAIYDALVRLVQPWSLRYPLALGQGNFGSPGNDGAAAPRYTETKMAPLALEMVRDIDEDTVDFQDNYDGRTQEPAILPARFPNLLVNGSVGIAVGMATNIPPHNLREVAEGAKWSLDNPDATREELLAALMQRIKGPDFPTGAQVLGTKGIQDAYRTGRGSITMRAVVAVEEIQGRTCLVVTELPYQVNPDNLAIKIAELVKDGKLAGVADIRDETSGRTGQRLVIVLKRDAVAKVVLNNLYKHTQLQENFGANMLAIVDGVPRTLPLDGFISAWVAHQIDVIVRRTQFRLREAEKRAHILRGYLAALDALDEVIALIRRSPDVEEARTGLMDLLSVDEIQARAILELQLRRLAALERQKIHDEAEELERKIADFQDILASETRQRTIIRDELEEIVDRFGDDRRTEIMLGYDGDMSIEDLIPEEEMVVTITRGGYVKRTRSDQYRSQHRGGRGVRGAQLRADDIVEHFFVTTTHHWLLFLTDQGRVYRAKAYELQEAGRDAKGQHVANLLAMQPDEQIQQVLDIRDYEVAQYLVLATEHGLVKKTALTEYDTNRTGGIIAINLRDGDKLRQALLVDEHDDLLLVSRQGMSLRFTATNDTLRPMGRSTSGVKGMSFRDGDSLLAARVVSDDGFVWVMTEGGYAKRTSVDQYRVQGRGGLGIKVAKLALDRGDLVGALIVGEDDEVLVVLQSGKVVRSAVAEVPAKGRDTMGVVFARFAENDRIIAVAQNTERNLVDQDDAEIEPAGPVETVSPAEAAPEPTDPIDNAPTNPAPVDDEAGEDQSSNE